One window of the Eucalyptus grandis isolate ANBG69807.140 chromosome 8, ASM1654582v1, whole genome shotgun sequence genome contains the following:
- the LOC104456143 gene encoding acylamino-acid-releasing enzyme isoform X1 yields the protein MESIRVSIAAPIWSSPELALERRRRRRRPPPPPAGRRSSLSRSAGRLSALFAMDVSQADPLKEVTLGTVMATEEEYASQSKLLQEFTNVCSIDKAWIFQSEKGKGSQAMFSVSQSNLLANKRRKFILSAQIASGSSNSVTFQWAQFPVEMANASLIVPSPSGSKLLIVKNPENDSPVQLEIWGSSQLEKEFHIPQSVHGSVYTDKWFEGVSWNFDESLIAYVAEEPAPSKPTFDSSGYKKDSSNEKDCGSWKGQGDFEEEWGETYAGKRKPALFVIDIQSGEVRAVQGIASSLSVGQVIWAPSSGGIDQHLVFVGWSSDQRKLGIRYCYNRPCALYVTKNPFHQSEANEKDFKGDSGKGSTLYNLTQSISSAFLPRFSPDGKYLLFLSAKSAVDSGAHGATNSLHKIDWPVDGELSLHRSIVDVIPVIMNAEEGHFPGLYFSGLLTNPWLSDGCTMILSSIWGSSEVILAVNVLNGSVSRISPTESSASWEILSLDGDNIVAVSSSPTDVPQLKYGYLIDKTISSASWSWLDISSSIFKCSEKVKMLLGSLQFNIIKIPVKNVAACTTKGASKPFEAIFVSTKSKNDLPDPLIVVLHGGPHAVAISSFSKSLAFLSSLGFSLLIVNYRGSIGFGEEALQSLPGKVGSQDVDDVLTAIDHAVNLGLANPSRIAVVGGSHGGFLTTHLIGQAPDKFIAAATRNPVCNLGLMVGTTDIPDWCYVESFGSEGKNHFTEAPSAEHLSLFYSKSPISHLHKVKTPTLFLLSAKDLRVPFSNGLQYARALREKGVEHKVIVFPHDVHGIDRPQSDFESFLNIGVWFKKYCK from the exons ATGGAATCAATCCGCGTAAGCATCGCCGCCCCTATTTGGTCGTCGCCTGAGCTTGCACTAgagcgccgccgccgtcgtcgacgacctcctcctcctccggccgGCCGTcgcagctctctctctcgctctgc TGGAAGACTCTCAGCCTTGTTTGCCATGGATGTTTCTCAGGCTGACCCTTTAAAGGAGGTGACTTTGGGTACGGTCATGGCAACTGAAGAAGAATATGCTTCCCAGTCTAAGCTACTTCAAGAGTTCACTAACGTCTGCAGCATTGACAAGGCATGGATATTTCAGTCTGAAAAGG GAAAAGGCTCACAGGCTATGTTCTCAGTTAGCCAATCAAATCTTCTGGCAAATAAGAGGAGGAAATTTATTCTATCTGCTCAAATTGCCAGTGGAAGTAGCAATTCTGTAACCTTTCAGTGGGCTCAATTCCCTGTTGAGATGGCAAATGCTTCTCTAATTGTTCCCTCACCCTCGGGTTCTAAGCTACTGATAGTGAAGAATCCCGAGAATGATTCTCCAGTTCAACTAGAAATATGGGGCTCGTCTCAGTTGGAGAAGGAGTTCCACATCCCCCAATCTGTTCATGGTTCTGTATACACGGACAAATG GTTTGAGGGAGTATCCTGGAACTTTGATGAATCTCTCATTGCTTATGTTGCTGAAGAACCTGCTCCTTCCAAGCCTACCTTCGACAGTTCTGGCTATAAAAAGGATAgttcaaatgaaaaagattgTGGCAGCTGGAAAGGCCAAGGTGACTTTGAAGAGGAGTGGGGCGAAACATATGCAGGAAAAAGGAAGCCAGCACTCTTTGTTATTGATATTCAGAG TGGAGAGGTACGAGCTGTTCAAGGAATAGCAAGTTCTTTGAGTGTCGGCCAGGTCATATGGGCACCATCATCTGGAGGCATAGATCAACATTTGGTTTTTGTTGGGTGGTCATCAGATCAAAGGAAGCTTGGCATCAGATACTGCTACAATAGGCCCTGTGCATTATATGTAACTAAAaatccattccatcaatcaGAAGCAAATGAAAAAGATTTCAA AGGTGATTCTGGTAAAGGTTCAACTTTGTATAATCTAACTCAGAGCATCAGCAGCGCCTTCCTTCCACGTTTCAG CCCAGATGGGAAGTACCTCCTGTTTTTATCTGCTAAGAGTGCAGTGGATTCTGGAGCACATGGGGCTACTAATTCACTCCATAAAATTGATTGGCCAGTAGATGGAGAGCTGAGCCTGCACCGAAGTATTGTTGATGTG ATCCCTGTTATAATGAATGCTGAAGAAGGGCACTTTCCTGGGCTTTACTTTTCTGGTCTCCTTACTAACCCATGGCTTTCTGATGGATGCACGATGATCCTGTCTTCCATTTGGGGCAGCAGTGAAGTTATACTTGCAGTAAATGTGTTAAA TGGGAGTGTATCACGAATTAGCCCTACTGAGTCGAGTGCTTCATGGGAAATTCTCTCTCTTGATGGGGACAATATTGTTGCTG TTTCTAGCAGTCCCACAGATGTCCCTCAGCTCAAGTATGGTTATCTTATCGACAAAACAATATCAAGTGCTTCATGGAGTTGGCTGGATATTTCTAGTTCCATATTCAAATGTTCTGAAAAG GTTAAGATGTTGCTGGGATCTCTTCaatttaacataattaaaattcCAGTCAAGAACGTTGCTGCTTGTACAACAAAAG GTGCTTCAAAGCCCTTCGAGGCAATATTTGTCTCAACAAAATCAAAGAATGACTTGCCTGATCCACTTATTGTGGTCCTTCATGGTGGACCTCATGCTGTTGCCATCTCAAGCTTTTCAAAGTCCTTGGCGTTTTTGTCTTCTCTTGGGTTCAGCTTGCTAATTGTGAATTACAG AGGTTCAATAGGATTTGGTGAGGAAGCATTGCAGTCCCTACCAGGAAAAGTTGGTTCACAG GATGTCGATGATGTACTTACAGCAATAGATCATGCTGTTAATTTGGGACTTGCCAATCCATCTAGAATAGCTGTAGTGGGTGGTTCCCATGGTGGCTTCTTAACAACCCATTTGATTGGCCAG GCACCAGATAAGTTCATTGCTGCTGCTACGAGGAATCCTGTTTGTAACCTTGGATTGATGGTTGGGACTACTGATATTCCTGATTGGTGCTATGTCGAATCTTTTGGTAGTGAAGGGAAGAATCATTTCACAGAAGCACCTTCAGCTGAACATTTGAGTCTCTTTTACAGCAAGTCTCCAATCTCTCATCTCCATAAG GTTAAGACACCAACCCTTTTCCTTCTCAGTGCTAAGGATCTCCGTGTTCCATTTTCTAATGGGTTACAG TATGCTCGGGCACTAAGGGAGAAAGGAGTCGAACATAAAGTAATTGTATTTCCCCATGATGTTCATGGCATCGACAG ACCACAATCTGATTTCGAAAGTTTCCTGAACATTGGAGTGTGGTTCAAGAAGTACTGCAAATAA
- the LOC104456143 gene encoding acylamino-acid-releasing enzyme isoform X2: protein MVMLGLVDSLAQADPLKEVTLGTVMATEEEYASQSKLLQEFTNVCSIDKAWIFQSEKGKGSQAMFSVSQSNLLANKRRKFILSAQIASGSSNSVTFQWAQFPVEMANASLIVPSPSGSKLLIVKNPENDSPVQLEIWGSSQLEKEFHIPQSVHGSVYTDKWFEGVSWNFDESLIAYVAEEPAPSKPTFDSSGYKKDSSNEKDCGSWKGQGDFEEEWGETYAGKRKPALFVIDIQSGEVRAVQGIASSLSVGQVIWAPSSGGIDQHLVFVGWSSDQRKLGIRYCYNRPCALYVTKNPFHQSEANEKDFKGDSGKGSTLYNLTQSISSAFLPRFSPDGKYLLFLSAKSAVDSGAHGATNSLHKIDWPVDGELSLHRSIVDVIPVIMNAEEGHFPGLYFSGLLTNPWLSDGCTMILSSIWGSSEVILAVNVLNGSVSRISPTESSASWEILSLDGDNIVAVSSSPTDVPQLKYGYLIDKTISSASWSWLDISSSIFKCSEKVKMLLGSLQFNIIKIPVKNVAACTTKGASKPFEAIFVSTKSKNDLPDPLIVVLHGGPHAVAISSFSKSLAFLSSLGFSLLIVNYRGSIGFGEEALQSLPGKVGSQDVDDVLTAIDHAVNLGLANPSRIAVVGGSHGGFLTTHLIGQAPDKFIAAATRNPVCNLGLMVGTTDIPDWCYVESFGSEGKNHFTEAPSAEHLSLFYSKSPISHLHKVKTPTLFLLSAKDLRVPFSNGLQYARALREKGVEHKVIVFPHDVHGIDRPQSDFESFLNIGVWFKKYCK, encoded by the exons atgGTTATGTTAGGATTGGTTGATTCTTTGGCGCAG GCTGACCCTTTAAAGGAGGTGACTTTGGGTACGGTCATGGCAACTGAAGAAGAATATGCTTCCCAGTCTAAGCTACTTCAAGAGTTCACTAACGTCTGCAGCATTGACAAGGCATGGATATTTCAGTCTGAAAAGG GAAAAGGCTCACAGGCTATGTTCTCAGTTAGCCAATCAAATCTTCTGGCAAATAAGAGGAGGAAATTTATTCTATCTGCTCAAATTGCCAGTGGAAGTAGCAATTCTGTAACCTTTCAGTGGGCTCAATTCCCTGTTGAGATGGCAAATGCTTCTCTAATTGTTCCCTCACCCTCGGGTTCTAAGCTACTGATAGTGAAGAATCCCGAGAATGATTCTCCAGTTCAACTAGAAATATGGGGCTCGTCTCAGTTGGAGAAGGAGTTCCACATCCCCCAATCTGTTCATGGTTCTGTATACACGGACAAATG GTTTGAGGGAGTATCCTGGAACTTTGATGAATCTCTCATTGCTTATGTTGCTGAAGAACCTGCTCCTTCCAAGCCTACCTTCGACAGTTCTGGCTATAAAAAGGATAgttcaaatgaaaaagattgTGGCAGCTGGAAAGGCCAAGGTGACTTTGAAGAGGAGTGGGGCGAAACATATGCAGGAAAAAGGAAGCCAGCACTCTTTGTTATTGATATTCAGAG TGGAGAGGTACGAGCTGTTCAAGGAATAGCAAGTTCTTTGAGTGTCGGCCAGGTCATATGGGCACCATCATCTGGAGGCATAGATCAACATTTGGTTTTTGTTGGGTGGTCATCAGATCAAAGGAAGCTTGGCATCAGATACTGCTACAATAGGCCCTGTGCATTATATGTAACTAAAaatccattccatcaatcaGAAGCAAATGAAAAAGATTTCAA AGGTGATTCTGGTAAAGGTTCAACTTTGTATAATCTAACTCAGAGCATCAGCAGCGCCTTCCTTCCACGTTTCAG CCCAGATGGGAAGTACCTCCTGTTTTTATCTGCTAAGAGTGCAGTGGATTCTGGAGCACATGGGGCTACTAATTCACTCCATAAAATTGATTGGCCAGTAGATGGAGAGCTGAGCCTGCACCGAAGTATTGTTGATGTG ATCCCTGTTATAATGAATGCTGAAGAAGGGCACTTTCCTGGGCTTTACTTTTCTGGTCTCCTTACTAACCCATGGCTTTCTGATGGATGCACGATGATCCTGTCTTCCATTTGGGGCAGCAGTGAAGTTATACTTGCAGTAAATGTGTTAAA TGGGAGTGTATCACGAATTAGCCCTACTGAGTCGAGTGCTTCATGGGAAATTCTCTCTCTTGATGGGGACAATATTGTTGCTG TTTCTAGCAGTCCCACAGATGTCCCTCAGCTCAAGTATGGTTATCTTATCGACAAAACAATATCAAGTGCTTCATGGAGTTGGCTGGATATTTCTAGTTCCATATTCAAATGTTCTGAAAAG GTTAAGATGTTGCTGGGATCTCTTCaatttaacataattaaaattcCAGTCAAGAACGTTGCTGCTTGTACAACAAAAG GTGCTTCAAAGCCCTTCGAGGCAATATTTGTCTCAACAAAATCAAAGAATGACTTGCCTGATCCACTTATTGTGGTCCTTCATGGTGGACCTCATGCTGTTGCCATCTCAAGCTTTTCAAAGTCCTTGGCGTTTTTGTCTTCTCTTGGGTTCAGCTTGCTAATTGTGAATTACAG AGGTTCAATAGGATTTGGTGAGGAAGCATTGCAGTCCCTACCAGGAAAAGTTGGTTCACAG GATGTCGATGATGTACTTACAGCAATAGATCATGCTGTTAATTTGGGACTTGCCAATCCATCTAGAATAGCTGTAGTGGGTGGTTCCCATGGTGGCTTCTTAACAACCCATTTGATTGGCCAG GCACCAGATAAGTTCATTGCTGCTGCTACGAGGAATCCTGTTTGTAACCTTGGATTGATGGTTGGGACTACTGATATTCCTGATTGGTGCTATGTCGAATCTTTTGGTAGTGAAGGGAAGAATCATTTCACAGAAGCACCTTCAGCTGAACATTTGAGTCTCTTTTACAGCAAGTCTCCAATCTCTCATCTCCATAAG GTTAAGACACCAACCCTTTTCCTTCTCAGTGCTAAGGATCTCCGTGTTCCATTTTCTAATGGGTTACAG TATGCTCGGGCACTAAGGGAGAAAGGAGTCGAACATAAAGTAATTGTATTTCCCCATGATGTTCATGGCATCGACAG ACCACAATCTGATTTCGAAAGTTTCCTGAACATTGGAGTGTGGTTCAAGAAGTACTGCAAATAA
- the LOC104456143 gene encoding acylamino-acid-releasing enzyme isoform X3, which translates to MDVSQADPLKEVTLGTVMATEEEYASQSKLLQEFTNVCSIDKAWIFQSEKGKGSQAMFSVSQSNLLANKRRKFILSAQIASGSSNSVTFQWAQFPVEMANASLIVPSPSGSKLLIVKNPENDSPVQLEIWGSSQLEKEFHIPQSVHGSVYTDKWFEGVSWNFDESLIAYVAEEPAPSKPTFDSSGYKKDSSNEKDCGSWKGQGDFEEEWGETYAGKRKPALFVIDIQSGEVRAVQGIASSLSVGQVIWAPSSGGIDQHLVFVGWSSDQRKLGIRYCYNRPCALYVTKNPFHQSEANEKDFKGDSGKGSTLYNLTQSISSAFLPRFSPDGKYLLFLSAKSAVDSGAHGATNSLHKIDWPVDGELSLHRSIVDVIPVIMNAEEGHFPGLYFSGLLTNPWLSDGCTMILSSIWGSSEVILAVNVLNGSVSRISPTESSASWEILSLDGDNIVAVSSSPTDVPQLKYGYLIDKTISSASWSWLDISSSIFKCSEKVKMLLGSLQFNIIKIPVKNVAACTTKGASKPFEAIFVSTKSKNDLPDPLIVVLHGGPHAVAISSFSKSLAFLSSLGFSLLIVNYRGSIGFGEEALQSLPGKVGSQDVDDVLTAIDHAVNLGLANPSRIAVVGGSHGGFLTTHLIGQAPDKFIAAATRNPVCNLGLMVGTTDIPDWCYVESFGSEGKNHFTEAPSAEHLSLFYSKSPISHLHKVKTPTLFLLSAKDLRVPFSNGLQYARALREKGVEHKVIVFPHDVHGIDRPQSDFESFLNIGVWFKKYCK; encoded by the exons ATGGATGTTTCTCAGGCTGACCCTTTAAAGGAGGTGACTTTGGGTACGGTCATGGCAACTGAAGAAGAATATGCTTCCCAGTCTAAGCTACTTCAAGAGTTCACTAACGTCTGCAGCATTGACAAGGCATGGATATTTCAGTCTGAAAAGG GAAAAGGCTCACAGGCTATGTTCTCAGTTAGCCAATCAAATCTTCTGGCAAATAAGAGGAGGAAATTTATTCTATCTGCTCAAATTGCCAGTGGAAGTAGCAATTCTGTAACCTTTCAGTGGGCTCAATTCCCTGTTGAGATGGCAAATGCTTCTCTAATTGTTCCCTCACCCTCGGGTTCTAAGCTACTGATAGTGAAGAATCCCGAGAATGATTCTCCAGTTCAACTAGAAATATGGGGCTCGTCTCAGTTGGAGAAGGAGTTCCACATCCCCCAATCTGTTCATGGTTCTGTATACACGGACAAATG GTTTGAGGGAGTATCCTGGAACTTTGATGAATCTCTCATTGCTTATGTTGCTGAAGAACCTGCTCCTTCCAAGCCTACCTTCGACAGTTCTGGCTATAAAAAGGATAgttcaaatgaaaaagattgTGGCAGCTGGAAAGGCCAAGGTGACTTTGAAGAGGAGTGGGGCGAAACATATGCAGGAAAAAGGAAGCCAGCACTCTTTGTTATTGATATTCAGAG TGGAGAGGTACGAGCTGTTCAAGGAATAGCAAGTTCTTTGAGTGTCGGCCAGGTCATATGGGCACCATCATCTGGAGGCATAGATCAACATTTGGTTTTTGTTGGGTGGTCATCAGATCAAAGGAAGCTTGGCATCAGATACTGCTACAATAGGCCCTGTGCATTATATGTAACTAAAaatccattccatcaatcaGAAGCAAATGAAAAAGATTTCAA AGGTGATTCTGGTAAAGGTTCAACTTTGTATAATCTAACTCAGAGCATCAGCAGCGCCTTCCTTCCACGTTTCAG CCCAGATGGGAAGTACCTCCTGTTTTTATCTGCTAAGAGTGCAGTGGATTCTGGAGCACATGGGGCTACTAATTCACTCCATAAAATTGATTGGCCAGTAGATGGAGAGCTGAGCCTGCACCGAAGTATTGTTGATGTG ATCCCTGTTATAATGAATGCTGAAGAAGGGCACTTTCCTGGGCTTTACTTTTCTGGTCTCCTTACTAACCCATGGCTTTCTGATGGATGCACGATGATCCTGTCTTCCATTTGGGGCAGCAGTGAAGTTATACTTGCAGTAAATGTGTTAAA TGGGAGTGTATCACGAATTAGCCCTACTGAGTCGAGTGCTTCATGGGAAATTCTCTCTCTTGATGGGGACAATATTGTTGCTG TTTCTAGCAGTCCCACAGATGTCCCTCAGCTCAAGTATGGTTATCTTATCGACAAAACAATATCAAGTGCTTCATGGAGTTGGCTGGATATTTCTAGTTCCATATTCAAATGTTCTGAAAAG GTTAAGATGTTGCTGGGATCTCTTCaatttaacataattaaaattcCAGTCAAGAACGTTGCTGCTTGTACAACAAAAG GTGCTTCAAAGCCCTTCGAGGCAATATTTGTCTCAACAAAATCAAAGAATGACTTGCCTGATCCACTTATTGTGGTCCTTCATGGTGGACCTCATGCTGTTGCCATCTCAAGCTTTTCAAAGTCCTTGGCGTTTTTGTCTTCTCTTGGGTTCAGCTTGCTAATTGTGAATTACAG AGGTTCAATAGGATTTGGTGAGGAAGCATTGCAGTCCCTACCAGGAAAAGTTGGTTCACAG GATGTCGATGATGTACTTACAGCAATAGATCATGCTGTTAATTTGGGACTTGCCAATCCATCTAGAATAGCTGTAGTGGGTGGTTCCCATGGTGGCTTCTTAACAACCCATTTGATTGGCCAG GCACCAGATAAGTTCATTGCTGCTGCTACGAGGAATCCTGTTTGTAACCTTGGATTGATGGTTGGGACTACTGATATTCCTGATTGGTGCTATGTCGAATCTTTTGGTAGTGAAGGGAAGAATCATTTCACAGAAGCACCTTCAGCTGAACATTTGAGTCTCTTTTACAGCAAGTCTCCAATCTCTCATCTCCATAAG GTTAAGACACCAACCCTTTTCCTTCTCAGTGCTAAGGATCTCCGTGTTCCATTTTCTAATGGGTTACAG TATGCTCGGGCACTAAGGGAGAAAGGAGTCGAACATAAAGTAATTGTATTTCCCCATGATGTTCATGGCATCGACAG ACCACAATCTGATTTCGAAAGTTTCCTGAACATTGGAGTGTGGTTCAAGAAGTACTGCAAATAA
- the LOC104456143 gene encoding acylamino-acid-releasing enzyme isoform X4, whose translation MATEEEYASQSKLLQEFTNVCSIDKAWIFQSEKGKGSQAMFSVSQSNLLANKRRKFILSAQIASGSSNSVTFQWAQFPVEMANASLIVPSPSGSKLLIVKNPENDSPVQLEIWGSSQLEKEFHIPQSVHGSVYTDKWFEGVSWNFDESLIAYVAEEPAPSKPTFDSSGYKKDSSNEKDCGSWKGQGDFEEEWGETYAGKRKPALFVIDIQSGEVRAVQGIASSLSVGQVIWAPSSGGIDQHLVFVGWSSDQRKLGIRYCYNRPCALYVTKNPFHQSEANEKDFKGDSGKGSTLYNLTQSISSAFLPRFSPDGKYLLFLSAKSAVDSGAHGATNSLHKIDWPVDGELSLHRSIVDVIPVIMNAEEGHFPGLYFSGLLTNPWLSDGCTMILSSIWGSSEVILAVNVLNGSVSRISPTESSASWEILSLDGDNIVAVSSSPTDVPQLKYGYLIDKTISSASWSWLDISSSIFKCSEKVKMLLGSLQFNIIKIPVKNVAACTTKGASKPFEAIFVSTKSKNDLPDPLIVVLHGGPHAVAISSFSKSLAFLSSLGFSLLIVNYRGSIGFGEEALQSLPGKVGSQDVDDVLTAIDHAVNLGLANPSRIAVVGGSHGGFLTTHLIGQAPDKFIAAATRNPVCNLGLMVGTTDIPDWCYVESFGSEGKNHFTEAPSAEHLSLFYSKSPISHLHKVKTPTLFLLSAKDLRVPFSNGLQYARALREKGVEHKVIVFPHDVHGIDRPQSDFESFLNIGVWFKKYCK comes from the exons ATGGCAACTGAAGAAGAATATGCTTCCCAGTCTAAGCTACTTCAAGAGTTCACTAACGTCTGCAGCATTGACAAGGCATGGATATTTCAGTCTGAAAAGG GAAAAGGCTCACAGGCTATGTTCTCAGTTAGCCAATCAAATCTTCTGGCAAATAAGAGGAGGAAATTTATTCTATCTGCTCAAATTGCCAGTGGAAGTAGCAATTCTGTAACCTTTCAGTGGGCTCAATTCCCTGTTGAGATGGCAAATGCTTCTCTAATTGTTCCCTCACCCTCGGGTTCTAAGCTACTGATAGTGAAGAATCCCGAGAATGATTCTCCAGTTCAACTAGAAATATGGGGCTCGTCTCAGTTGGAGAAGGAGTTCCACATCCCCCAATCTGTTCATGGTTCTGTATACACGGACAAATG GTTTGAGGGAGTATCCTGGAACTTTGATGAATCTCTCATTGCTTATGTTGCTGAAGAACCTGCTCCTTCCAAGCCTACCTTCGACAGTTCTGGCTATAAAAAGGATAgttcaaatgaaaaagattgTGGCAGCTGGAAAGGCCAAGGTGACTTTGAAGAGGAGTGGGGCGAAACATATGCAGGAAAAAGGAAGCCAGCACTCTTTGTTATTGATATTCAGAG TGGAGAGGTACGAGCTGTTCAAGGAATAGCAAGTTCTTTGAGTGTCGGCCAGGTCATATGGGCACCATCATCTGGAGGCATAGATCAACATTTGGTTTTTGTTGGGTGGTCATCAGATCAAAGGAAGCTTGGCATCAGATACTGCTACAATAGGCCCTGTGCATTATATGTAACTAAAaatccattccatcaatcaGAAGCAAATGAAAAAGATTTCAA AGGTGATTCTGGTAAAGGTTCAACTTTGTATAATCTAACTCAGAGCATCAGCAGCGCCTTCCTTCCACGTTTCAG CCCAGATGGGAAGTACCTCCTGTTTTTATCTGCTAAGAGTGCAGTGGATTCTGGAGCACATGGGGCTACTAATTCACTCCATAAAATTGATTGGCCAGTAGATGGAGAGCTGAGCCTGCACCGAAGTATTGTTGATGTG ATCCCTGTTATAATGAATGCTGAAGAAGGGCACTTTCCTGGGCTTTACTTTTCTGGTCTCCTTACTAACCCATGGCTTTCTGATGGATGCACGATGATCCTGTCTTCCATTTGGGGCAGCAGTGAAGTTATACTTGCAGTAAATGTGTTAAA TGGGAGTGTATCACGAATTAGCCCTACTGAGTCGAGTGCTTCATGGGAAATTCTCTCTCTTGATGGGGACAATATTGTTGCTG TTTCTAGCAGTCCCACAGATGTCCCTCAGCTCAAGTATGGTTATCTTATCGACAAAACAATATCAAGTGCTTCATGGAGTTGGCTGGATATTTCTAGTTCCATATTCAAATGTTCTGAAAAG GTTAAGATGTTGCTGGGATCTCTTCaatttaacataattaaaattcCAGTCAAGAACGTTGCTGCTTGTACAACAAAAG GTGCTTCAAAGCCCTTCGAGGCAATATTTGTCTCAACAAAATCAAAGAATGACTTGCCTGATCCACTTATTGTGGTCCTTCATGGTGGACCTCATGCTGTTGCCATCTCAAGCTTTTCAAAGTCCTTGGCGTTTTTGTCTTCTCTTGGGTTCAGCTTGCTAATTGTGAATTACAG AGGTTCAATAGGATTTGGTGAGGAAGCATTGCAGTCCCTACCAGGAAAAGTTGGTTCACAG GATGTCGATGATGTACTTACAGCAATAGATCATGCTGTTAATTTGGGACTTGCCAATCCATCTAGAATAGCTGTAGTGGGTGGTTCCCATGGTGGCTTCTTAACAACCCATTTGATTGGCCAG GCACCAGATAAGTTCATTGCTGCTGCTACGAGGAATCCTGTTTGTAACCTTGGATTGATGGTTGGGACTACTGATATTCCTGATTGGTGCTATGTCGAATCTTTTGGTAGTGAAGGGAAGAATCATTTCACAGAAGCACCTTCAGCTGAACATTTGAGTCTCTTTTACAGCAAGTCTCCAATCTCTCATCTCCATAAG GTTAAGACACCAACCCTTTTCCTTCTCAGTGCTAAGGATCTCCGTGTTCCATTTTCTAATGGGTTACAG TATGCTCGGGCACTAAGGGAGAAAGGAGTCGAACATAAAGTAATTGTATTTCCCCATGATGTTCATGGCATCGACAG ACCACAATCTGATTTCGAAAGTTTCCTGAACATTGGAGTGTGGTTCAAGAAGTACTGCAAATAA